The following coding sequences lie in one Kribbella sp. NBC_00709 genomic window:
- a CDS encoding preprotein translocase subunit SecA, with protein MALKIASRFRRLLQRPGSIDLGPYERLTQLVGEAEESVQPLTDEELTEAATELRTTGGLHEDEQIEFLALARDAGKRALGERAFDGQVVGALAMLQGRIVEMATGEGKTLAGAIAAAGYAIGGRKVHVLAVNDYLAKRDAEWMGPVYELLGVTVSHVGQASTPEERREAYQAEVCYVPVNEIGFDVLRDRLVTDVADRVTVAADVALVDEADSVLIDEARVPMVLAGATRSEALDDDVVQLVRTLRAGVDYEIDGDGRTVALTDRGTDNVEKALGAKAEAAASDEAAAGDEAAAGDEAAADEPAADEAETDNSVTDESEDAESEDAEAEDAEAEDAETDSVTEDVVSVPEFNLYADENVDRLTQINVALHAEVLLRRDVDYLVRDGKVSLINNNRGRVAKLQRWPDGLQAAVEAKEAVPISDSGEILDSITVQALIKRYKTLCGMTGTAVVVGESLQEFYDVDVAVVPPNTPNVRKDDQDRLYLTVEQKNEALVKHIGVVHESGRPILIGTHSVEESEQLSDKLEAAEIEHVVLNAKNDAEEAAIIAEAGVPGTVTVSTQMAGRGTDIRLGGKDESHDKEKAIELGGLYVIGTGLHASRRLDDQLRGRAGRQGDPGGTLFFASLADELVTRYSVSSGLRPHPDDTGRLTDRKSIAMLEHAQRVADGANAELHRTTWQYNRLTGQQRAILLETREKVLTDDLAATEFAERAKERYDELVDEVGEDVVNAAARRIALGHLDRRWTDHLAYLADLREGIHLRSLAGGIVHLKPIDEFNKSAIASFDTLIEDAWKDAAESFGTAEITSEGLDEEASGIPRPTATWTYLINDNPFGTEADRILGRLRNAIKPESVAEPEEILDEEFDQDDLPEELRDADDEDLPEELREAADDAEDDADDAKSGKKD; from the coding sequence ATGGCCCTGAAAATCGCTTCTCGCTTCCGCCGGCTGCTGCAGCGCCCCGGCTCGATCGATCTCGGCCCGTACGAACGGCTCACCCAGCTGGTCGGCGAGGCGGAGGAATCGGTCCAGCCCCTGACCGACGAAGAGCTCACCGAAGCGGCCACGGAGCTGCGGACGACCGGTGGCCTGCACGAGGACGAGCAGATCGAGTTCCTCGCGCTGGCCCGGGACGCGGGCAAGCGGGCGCTCGGCGAGCGCGCGTTCGACGGCCAGGTCGTGGGCGCGCTGGCGATGCTGCAGGGCCGGATCGTCGAGATGGCGACCGGTGAGGGCAAGACGCTGGCCGGTGCGATCGCCGCCGCCGGGTACGCGATCGGCGGCCGCAAGGTGCACGTGCTGGCCGTCAACGACTACCTGGCCAAGCGCGATGCCGAGTGGATGGGCCCGGTGTACGAGCTGCTCGGCGTCACCGTGTCGCACGTCGGCCAGGCGTCCACCCCCGAGGAGCGCCGGGAGGCGTACCAGGCGGAGGTCTGCTACGTCCCGGTCAACGAGATCGGTTTCGACGTACTGCGGGACCGCCTGGTCACCGATGTGGCGGACCGGGTCACCGTCGCCGCGGACGTGGCGCTCGTCGACGAGGCGGACTCGGTGCTGATCGACGAGGCCCGCGTGCCGATGGTGCTGGCCGGTGCGACCCGGTCCGAGGCGCTGGACGACGACGTGGTCCAGCTGGTCCGGACGCTGCGCGCCGGCGTGGACTACGAGATCGACGGCGACGGCCGGACGGTCGCGCTGACGGACCGCGGTACGGACAACGTCGAAAAGGCACTCGGCGCCAAGGCCGAGGCAGCGGCAAGCGATGAAGCCGCAGCCGGCGATGAGGCAGCGGCCGGCGATGAGGCGGCTGCTGACGAGCCGGCGGCCGATGAGGCGGAGACCGACAACTCGGTGACCGATGAGTCGGAGGACGCGGAATCCGAGGACGCGGAGGCCGAGGACGCGGAGGCCGAGGACGCTGAGACGGACTCGGTGACCGAGGACGTCGTGAGCGTGCCGGAGTTCAACCTCTACGCGGACGAGAACGTGGACCGGTTGACCCAGATCAACGTCGCGCTGCACGCCGAGGTGCTGCTGCGGCGCGACGTCGACTACCTGGTCCGCGACGGCAAGGTCAGCCTGATCAACAACAACCGGGGCCGCGTCGCGAAACTGCAGCGCTGGCCCGACGGCCTGCAGGCCGCGGTGGAGGCCAAGGAGGCCGTCCCGATCAGCGACTCGGGCGAGATCCTCGACAGCATCACCGTGCAGGCGCTGATCAAGCGCTACAAGACCCTCTGCGGTATGACCGGTACGGCGGTCGTCGTCGGCGAGTCGCTGCAGGAGTTCTACGACGTCGACGTGGCCGTGGTCCCGCCGAACACGCCGAATGTGCGCAAGGACGACCAGGACCGGTTGTACCTGACGGTCGAGCAGAAGAACGAGGCGCTGGTCAAGCACATCGGCGTCGTGCACGAGTCCGGCCGGCCGATCCTGATCGGCACGCACAGCGTCGAGGAGTCCGAGCAGCTCAGCGACAAGCTCGAGGCGGCCGAGATCGAGCACGTCGTACTGAACGCGAAGAACGACGCCGAAGAGGCGGCGATCATCGCCGAGGCCGGTGTGCCGGGCACTGTGACGGTGTCGACGCAGATGGCCGGCCGCGGTACGGACATCCGCCTGGGCGGTAAGGACGAGTCGCACGACAAGGAGAAGGCCATCGAGCTCGGTGGCCTCTACGTGATCGGCACCGGTCTGCACGCGTCGCGACGGCTGGACGACCAGCTGCGTGGTCGCGCCGGACGCCAGGGCGACCCGGGCGGGACGCTGTTCTTCGCGTCGCTCGCGGACGAGCTGGTCACGCGGTACTCCGTGTCGTCCGGCCTGCGCCCGCATCCGGACGACACCGGGCGGCTGACCGACCGCAAGTCGATCGCGATGCTCGAGCACGCGCAGCGCGTCGCGGACGGTGCCAACGCCGAGCTGCACCGGACCACCTGGCAGTACAACCGGCTGACCGGGCAGCAGCGGGCGATCCTGCTGGAGACCCGCGAGAAGGTGCTGACCGATGACCTGGCCGCGACCGAGTTCGCCGAGCGGGCCAAGGAGCGGTACGACGAACTGGTCGACGAGGTCGGCGAGGACGTGGTGAACGCCGCCGCGCGGCGGATCGCGCTCGGGCATCTGGACCGGCGATGGACCGACCACCTCGCGTACCTGGCGGATCTGCGCGAGGGGATCCACCTGCGGTCGCTGGCGGGCGGCATCGTGCACCTCAAGCCGATCGACGAGTTCAACAAGTCGGCGATCGCGTCGTTCGACACGCTGATCGAGGACGCCTGGAAGGACGCGGCCGAGTCGTTCGGTACGGCGGAGATCACGTCCGAGGGACTCGACGAGGAGGCCAGCGGGATCCCGCGGCCGACGGCGACCTGGACGTACCTGATCAACGACAACCCGTTCGGCACCGAGGCCGACCGGATCCTCGGCCGGCTGCGGAACGCGATCAAGCCCGAGTCGGTGGCCGAGCCGGAGGAGATCCTCGACGAGGAGTTCGACCAGGACGACCTCCCCGAGGAGCTCCGCGACGCCGACGACGAGGACCTGCCGGAGGAACTGCGCGAAGCAGCAGACGACGCGGAAGACGATGCCGACGACGCGAAGTCGGGCAAGAAGGACTGA
- a CDS encoding replication-associated recombination protein A, which yields MSDGLFDLPGAPAPARGGGSLADADHTAAPLAVRMRPRSLDELVGQQHLLAPGSPLRRLVEGDQPMSLLLWGPPGTGKTTIAAVVSHQTNRKFVELSAVTAGVKDVRQVIDGARRDLSRATGTVETVLFIDEVHRFTKAQQDALLPGVENRWVTLVAATTENPFFSVISPLLSRSLLLTLESLTDDDIAVLLDRALADERGLNDEFELAPDARDHLLRMAGGDARRALTYLEAAAGGARAKQAGQAGQAGPALIDLKTLETAVDRAAVRYDRAGDQHYDVASALIKSIRGSDVDASMHYLARMIEAGEDPRFIARRLVISASEDIGMGDPTALGVAVAAAEAVQLIGMPEARINLAQAVVALALAPKSNAVIMAVDAAIADVKAGKVGPVPPHLRDAHYAGAKKIGHGSSYEYSHNDPRGVVPQQYAPDVIDGTDYYNPTRRGGEAAYADRVAAIRKILRDRK from the coding sequence GTGAGTGACGGCTTGTTCGATCTTCCGGGTGCGCCCGCGCCGGCCCGTGGTGGCGGGAGTTTGGCGGATGCGGATCACACGGCGGCTCCGCTGGCCGTGCGGATGCGGCCGCGGAGTCTGGACGAGCTCGTCGGGCAGCAGCATCTGCTCGCGCCGGGCTCACCGCTGCGGCGACTGGTCGAGGGGGACCAGCCGATGTCGCTGCTGCTGTGGGGTCCTCCCGGGACCGGCAAGACGACGATCGCCGCGGTGGTGTCGCACCAGACCAACCGGAAGTTCGTCGAACTGTCGGCGGTGACCGCCGGTGTGAAGGACGTTCGGCAGGTGATCGACGGTGCTCGTCGCGACCTGTCCCGGGCGACCGGCACGGTCGAGACCGTCTTGTTCATCGACGAGGTGCACCGGTTCACCAAGGCACAGCAGGACGCGCTCCTGCCGGGCGTGGAGAACCGTTGGGTGACCCTCGTCGCCGCGACCACGGAGAACCCGTTCTTCTCGGTGATCTCGCCGCTGCTGTCCCGCAGTCTGCTGCTCACGCTCGAGTCGCTCACCGACGACGACATCGCCGTGCTGCTCGACCGTGCGCTCGCCGACGAGCGCGGGCTGAACGACGAGTTCGAGCTGGCGCCGGACGCCCGGGACCACCTGCTCCGGATGGCCGGCGGAGATGCGCGCCGGGCGCTCACATACCTGGAAGCCGCAGCCGGCGGAGCCCGCGCCAAGCAAGCCGGGCAAGCAGGTCAGGCCGGGCCCGCACTGATCGATCTCAAGACGTTGGAGACTGCGGTTGATCGGGCCGCGGTGCGGTACGACCGGGCCGGCGATCAGCATTACGACGTCGCGTCGGCGTTGATCAAGTCGATCCGGGGCTCGGACGTGGACGCGTCCATGCACTACCTGGCCCGGATGATCGAGGCGGGGGAGGACCCGCGGTTCATCGCCCGGCGCCTGGTGATCTCCGCGAGCGAAGACATCGGCATGGGCGACCCGACCGCGCTCGGCGTCGCGGTCGCCGCGGCCGAGGCGGTGCAGCTGATCGGCATGCCGGAAGCGCGGATCAACCTCGCCCAGGCCGTCGTGGCGCTCGCGCTCGCACCGAAGTCCAACGCGGTGATCATGGCCGTCGACGCCGCCATCGCGGACGTGAAGGCGGGCAAGGTCGGGCCGGTTCCTCCGCATCTGCGCGACGCGCACTACGCTGGCGCCAAGAAGATCGGCCACGGCTCGTCGTACGAGTACTCGCACAACGACCCACGCGGCGTCGTGCCGCAGCAGTACGCCCCGGACGTGATCGACGGCACCGACTACTACAACCCCACCCGGCGCGGCGGCGAGGCGGCGTACGCCGATCGGGTCGCGGCGATCCGGAAGATCCTGCGGGACCGGAAGTGA
- a CDS encoding GNAT family N-acetyltransferase translates to MTPDELLDVFHRRIRLPDADAIPGWKQEHEGLVHRSYVEGPEGAGFVETPRGLGDDPDAVIGQELSFFRERGLPFEWKTYAYDEPKDLGERLVRAGFTQEEPETLILGEVDRILERPSALPSKVRLREADGAADFHRIAVLTDTLWDSGPARIVEQLQGEARMFPDRLSVFLVEDVLKGPDGPAVSAAWIRFHPGTGFASLWGGGTLPEWRRQGLYSTLLVHRAQLAKDRGYEFLRVDASEDSRPILQKLGLHAVTTTTPYQFTPQRPKK, encoded by the coding sequence ATGACCCCTGATGAGCTGCTCGACGTGTTCCACCGCCGGATCCGGTTGCCGGATGCGGACGCGATCCCCGGCTGGAAGCAGGAACACGAGGGGCTGGTGCACCGCTCGTACGTCGAAGGTCCTGAGGGAGCCGGTTTCGTCGAGACGCCGCGCGGGCTCGGCGATGACCCGGACGCCGTGATCGGGCAGGAGCTGTCGTTCTTCCGGGAGCGCGGGCTGCCGTTCGAGTGGAAGACGTACGCGTACGACGAACCCAAGGACCTCGGCGAGCGCCTCGTGCGAGCCGGGTTCACGCAGGAGGAGCCGGAGACGCTGATCCTCGGCGAGGTGGACCGGATCCTCGAGCGACCGTCGGCCCTGCCGTCGAAGGTGCGGCTGCGGGAGGCGGACGGAGCGGCCGACTTCCACCGGATCGCCGTACTGACCGACACCCTGTGGGACAGCGGGCCGGCGCGGATCGTCGAGCAGTTGCAGGGCGAGGCGCGGATGTTCCCGGACCGGTTGTCGGTGTTCCTGGTCGAGGACGTGCTGAAGGGGCCGGACGGTCCGGCGGTGTCGGCCGCCTGGATCCGGTTCCATCCCGGGACCGGGTTCGCGAGTCTCTGGGGCGGCGGGACGCTGCCGGAGTGGCGCCGCCAGGGGCTGTACAGCACCCTGCTCGTCCACCGCGCCCAGCTGGCGAAGGATCGCGGCTACGAGTTCCTCCGGGTCGACGCCTCCGAGGACTCCCGCCCCATCCTCCAGAAACTCGGTCTCCACGCCGTCACCACCACGACGCCGTACCAATTCACCCCGCAACGTCCGAAGAAATGA
- a CDS encoding AMIN-like domain-containing (lipo)protein — protein MNIHHITPKTIFAALAVMAVPAAAFAAPSLTGSATAPRATSTTAVAIASCPGGWGSLPEANSRMTQAPVTAVRTGRHACFDRIVVDVRGRAPGYDVRYVTNVYTDGAGHLVPLRGGAKLQVVVRAPAYSSTGAATYTPTNAKELTNVTGYSTFRQVAYAGTFEGQTTIGLGVRPRLPFKVYTLAGPGSNTRLVIDVAHHW, from the coding sequence ATGAACATCCACCACATCACACCCAAGACGATCTTCGCCGCACTCGCGGTGATGGCAGTCCCCGCGGCCGCGTTCGCCGCACCGTCACTGACCGGATCCGCTACCGCCCCCCGAGCCACCTCGACCACCGCCGTCGCCATCGCGTCCTGCCCGGGCGGCTGGGGATCGTTGCCCGAGGCAAACAGCCGGATGACGCAGGCGCCGGTGACCGCTGTCCGCACCGGACGGCATGCCTGCTTCGACCGGATCGTGGTCGACGTCCGCGGTCGCGCACCGGGGTACGACGTCCGCTACGTGACGAACGTCTACACCGACGGCGCCGGCCACCTCGTCCCGCTCCGCGGTGGGGCGAAGCTACAGGTCGTCGTCCGTGCTCCGGCGTACAGCTCCACCGGCGCAGCGACGTACACACCGACGAACGCGAAGGAGCTGACGAACGTGACCGGGTACAGCACGTTCCGCCAGGTCGCCTACGCGGGCACCTTCGAGGGACAGACGACGATCGGGCTCGGTGTCCGCCCCAGGCTGCCGTTCAAGGTCTACACACTCGCGGGGCCGGGATCGAACACCCGCCTGGTGATCGACGTCGCGCACCACTGGTAA
- a CDS encoding VC0807 family protein codes for MPRTRKTPWLLIVDIGIPLALYYGLKALGVSDLTALLAGVIPGLISSAVSLVRERRTDLVGMAVVLSMVGSAVVAVLGGDARLLLVRNAWISLPFAGITLWSLRHPRPLTYTVTQAIMPRRAAVMDQLWETNERFRDAWKWITVCWGIASIVDAILRVVLSYTLPISVVPATDPVITVLTIVALQVPTQVLLRRSGTWHLVFAPRRPTVV; via the coding sequence ATGCCCCGCACGCGCAAGACCCCTTGGCTCCTGATCGTCGACATCGGTATCCCGCTCGCGCTGTACTACGGCCTGAAGGCCCTCGGCGTGAGCGACCTGACCGCATTGCTCGCGGGCGTGATCCCAGGACTGATCAGTTCCGCGGTCTCGCTGGTGCGCGAGCGCCGTACGGACCTGGTCGGCATGGCGGTCGTCCTGAGCATGGTGGGGAGCGCGGTCGTCGCAGTACTGGGTGGCGACGCGCGCCTGCTCCTCGTCCGCAACGCCTGGATCAGCCTGCCGTTCGCCGGCATCACCCTGTGGTCGCTCCGGCACCCGCGGCCCCTGACCTACACCGTTACCCAGGCGATCATGCCGCGCCGGGCCGCCGTGATGGACCAGCTCTGGGAGACGAACGAGCGGTTCCGCGACGCCTGGAAGTGGATCACCGTGTGCTGGGGGATCGCATCGATCGTCGACGCGATCCTGCGCGTCGTCCTCTCCTACACACTCCCGATCTCCGTCGTCCCCGCGACCGACCCGGTAATCACCGTCCTGACCATCGTTGCGCTGCAGGTCCCCACGCAGGTTCTGCTCCGCCGCAGCGGCACTTGGCACCTCGTCTTCGCCCCTCGGCGTCCTACAGTCGTTTGA